In Nostoc edaphicum CCNP1411, the sequence ACCCGTAGCCCTTAGTACCTGAGCTGATAGTTGGTCTTGTACGTAGGTTAATTCTTTTTGACCGTCCTCCAGCTAGCGTCACCCAATTAGGTCTAGCGATGAGATAAGGCTGGTTTAACTGATTTACAACAGAAGGATTTGAGGTTACAGAAACATCATTAATTCCTTGCACTCGTTCGTGAGAAATATTTGCTTTCACTGGAAAAGTCGCAACAAATGATGCTAAAGATACAACAGTGGTAATAAGTAATGTTTTAAGTTTCATGATTTTTGTTCGCCTAAATATTGACAAATTAAACTTCACCTAGCCTTTGTAGCTTGTTTTCGGATTTGCTCGTGAAACTTACCCATCCTGAAACAAAGATAGAGAACAGAAGCCCTAAAATTTTTAGATACATTTAAATTTCCCATGTTTTCTTCTTGACTTCAAGTGCAGATAAATCAGTTAATCTGTTTACAAGCAAATTAGCCCAAAGCACCATCATGATTAAACGTGTCAGAAAGTTATATTTTTGCTCTTGTTTTACAAGGGTTTATTATTAATTTTTTAATATTTAATTTGGAGGTAAAGCTAAAATTTTTCTTAAAATAGCTTTAATATACAACGTATTTTTTATTTCTTCTATCAAAAAAAATATCCATGAATTTATTTACAGTTAAAGAAATATCACTTAAATCAGTTAAGAGATAAATTACTCTATTAAAAACATCATATACATCAGTTAAGGTCAGGAACTTACGAGCATCTGACTTTTCAGATAGTTCCAACAGACTGTAATCCATTGAGTAAGTAAATCGACAAGCAAAGGACTTGAAGGAGATTTTTCTATTTCATATATACACAAATTTTTTGGATTTATTTATGTTTGAAATCAAACTCTTATGAGAGAATAGCTATTGAATTTTAATAGTTTTGTGAAAATATTAAATCAAATCCAGATAAAAATGAAGCAATTAACCAAGATAATTTTTTCAAAAAATAAAATAAACACTATGTTCAATCTCAGTTCCAGAACCAATCAAAGATTTAATGAAATTAACAAACTGGCAATAAATATGTATTGATGTTGAAAATAAACATGAAAAACAATCAGAGATTTTCTGCCTTTCCCCGGTTAACCAGCAGTATCTTTTTAATACTGGGGATTTCCGCCATATCCTACATTACGGCTTGCAGTAATCAATCCAATAGCAGCAAAGCCGAACAAACTTCTCATACTAAGTTTCCTCTGGGTTTTTCGGTAAGTAAAATAGACACCACAGTAGACCCCAAGCAAGATTTCCAGAAATTTGCAGCAGGCAAATGGCTGGATAGTGTTCAACTTACCCCAGACCTTCTACGAGCGTCCGATAATGACTTTTTAGGCAAGCAGGTTTCCCAGCAGGTGCAAAAAATCGTGTCACAAGCAGCTGCTCAAAGCACTAAGGCATCTAAAGGAAGTCCGTTGCAACAGGTTGGTAACTTTTATAGCTCAGGCATGGATGAGAAGCGCCTGAAAGCTTTGGGGGTTTCTCCTCTAAAGCCAATCTTTGACCGTGTTGAGGCTATTAACTCTCCTCAGACTTTAACGGAAACCCTTGGCGATTTGTCAGTGAGATTCAGTGGAGATGATATCCTGATGTTTGGGGTTGAGATTGGAGCAGATACCCAGAATAGAACCATCAATAGTATCTATGTGGGCGATCGCCAACTGTCCCTCCTAAGTCAAGCAGAATATGTGAATCAAGACACGGCTGCTACCCGCAGTGCCTATTTAAAGTTCATCACAGACAACTTAAAAATCGCTGGCGATTCTCCTGAAAAAGCAGCCGCCGCAGCTAAGAAAATTCTGGAAATAGAGACTCGCCTTGCCAGTAAAAAACTCAGCCCTGTAGAAAAAAGAGACCCCAACCGCAGATACAAAAGGATGTCGTTTGCAGAGCTTGAGTCTTTGCTATCCAACTTCGATGTCAATACCTATTTTCAAAAGTTGGGATTACCGACCAAGGGAAATATCATTGTTGTCGAGTCTCAGGCATTGGCAGAGCTAAACCAGATACTCAAGCAATACCCGATAGAAGACATCAAGACCTATCTCCGTTGGGTGGTATTGCTGCAAACCAAACACTATCTGACTCCTGCATTTAACGAGCCTGCGCTTGCCTATGCTCAGAGTCGCTATGGAAAAATTCAGCTTCCGCCCCGTGCTGAGATTGTATCCGGCCAGATTCCTGAATTATTAGGTCATCCTTTATCTCAACTCTATGTCAAGGAATATTTTTCTCCCCAATCTAAGCAAAGGGCAGAAGATATGATTGGACAGATCAAATCTTTGTTCAGGGCGCGGTTGGCAGCGAATCGTTGGCT encodes:
- a CDS encoding SH3 domain-containing protein, translated to MKLKTLLITTVVSLASFVATFPVKANISHERVQGINDVSVTSNPSVVNQLNQPYLIARPNWVTLAGGRSKRINLRTRPTISSGTKGYGLGGDRVQNLQCVQDRDRGGRNRNWCRVKFPKSGAIGWIRSDNIIFSDGGE
- a CDS encoding M13 family metallopeptidase, which produces MKNNQRFSAFPRLTSSIFLILGISAISYITACSNQSNSSKAEQTSHTKFPLGFSVSKIDTTVDPKQDFQKFAAGKWLDSVQLTPDLLRASDNDFLGKQVSQQVQKIVSQAAAQSTKASKGSPLQQVGNFYSSGMDEKRLKALGVSPLKPIFDRVEAINSPQTLTETLGDLSVRFSGDDILMFGVEIGADTQNRTINSIYVGDRQLSLLSQAEYVNQDTAATRSAYLKFITDNLKIAGDSPEKAAAAAKKILEIETRLASKKLSPVEKRDPNRRYKRMSFAELESLLSNFDVNTYFQKLGLPTKGNIIVVESQALAELNQILKQYPIEDIKTYLRWVVLLQTKHYLTPAFNEPALAYAQSRYGKIQLPPRAEIVSGQIPELLGHPLSQLYVKEYFSPQSKQRAEDMIGQIKSLFRARLAANRWLSEPTRKSALEKLDRMVIKVGYPEKWIDYSSIDIRPDDYFGNVIRIKEFLSRRNLALLGKPVIRDEFNDPEATLPISVDAAYDPSKNGIEIPAAFLQPPYFDSKGDAAVNFCSMGAVIGHEMTHGFDGQGRLYNSQGNLQNWWTDEDAAKFVAQTDKLVKQANAFEVLPGLKLNGKLTVGENLADAGGVSLAYEALQKYLQENPQANQKIDGYTPEQRCFIAWSQLWAMKTNEGILRQETATDPHATGSYRGFAPFQHEDGFYKAFGIKPGDAMWLDEKDRVKIW